The following proteins come from a genomic window of Solwaraspora sp. WMMA2065:
- the ilvN gene encoding acetolactate synthase small subunit, whose translation MTKHTLSVLVENKPGVLARVSGLFSRRGFNIDSLAVGETENPEVSRVTIVVDADSSPLEQVTKQLNKLVNVLKIVELDPAVSVARQLLLVKVRADRAMRSQVLETVNLFRARVVDVAPDTLTVEATGTTDKLDALLRDLEPFGIKEMVQSGLVAIGRGSRSITTGPALRAA comes from the coding sequence ATGACCAAGCACACGCTCTCCGTGCTGGTGGAGAACAAGCCCGGGGTGCTGGCCCGGGTGTCCGGCCTGTTCTCCCGGCGCGGGTTCAACATCGACTCACTGGCGGTCGGCGAAACGGAGAACCCCGAGGTCTCCCGGGTCACCATCGTCGTCGACGCCGACTCGTCGCCGCTGGAGCAGGTGACCAAGCAGCTGAACAAGCTGGTCAACGTACTGAAGATCGTGGAACTCGATCCGGCGGTGTCGGTCGCCCGCCAGTTGCTGCTGGTCAAGGTCCGCGCGGACCGGGCGATGCGCTCGCAGGTGCTGGAGACGGTGAACCTGTTCCGCGCCCGGGTGGTGGACGTCGCACCGGACACCCTCACCGTCGAGGCCACCGGCACGACCGACAAGCTGGACGCGTTGCTGCGCGATCTCGAACCGTTCGGCATCAAGGAGATGGTGCAGTCCGGTCTGGTCGCGATCGGGCGCGGCTCCCGGTCGATCACCACCGGGCCGGCGCTGCGCGCCGCCTGA
- a CDS encoding serine hydrolase domain-containing protein — MTTEERPGSTPDHTVAGLLPTTRRALLHRLAVGQVDGRAPSMVAAVVRADGLVRAAGRGEVDHGTPDAATSYRIGSISKTFTAVQVLLLREAGRLELTDPIQRHLPGCGVAATVEQLLAHTGGLPAEPPGPWWERTPGELRPELSDVLGPASDRRPAGHRYRYSNPGYALLGALIERLSGHRCGDHLRQALLDPLGMSATGAEPSGRHATGWAVHPWADVLLPEPTPQYGHLAPAGQLWSTAADLGRLAAVLLGADTRLLSADSLARMRTPASPPESADPDCGYGLGLQLLRHEGLELAGHTGSVPGFLAALWTCPDQDVAAVVLANVTTGPQIDEIAADLVKIVADREPVIPPPWRPATDVDLALVDLTGPWYWGARPVALRLLGDGTLQLTPIGVANRGTQFRRTADDRWLGFKGFYADETLRVCRDAAGAVSHLDLGTLVLTRGPYQPATAVPGGVDPAGWRAGSGQPTTGTGRSVNGSAG; from the coding sequence ATGACGACGGAGGAACGACCCGGGTCGACGCCGGACCACACCGTCGCCGGCCTCCTGCCGACGACCCGGCGGGCGCTGCTGCACCGACTCGCCGTCGGCCAGGTCGACGGGCGGGCACCGTCGATGGTGGCGGCGGTGGTCCGCGCCGACGGGCTGGTTAGGGCCGCCGGCCGAGGTGAGGTCGACCACGGCACACCGGACGCGGCGACCAGCTACCGGATCGGGTCGATCAGCAAGACCTTCACCGCAGTGCAGGTGCTGCTGCTGCGGGAGGCGGGCCGGCTGGAGCTGACCGATCCGATCCAGCGGCACCTGCCCGGCTGCGGGGTCGCGGCGACCGTGGAGCAGTTGCTGGCACACACCGGCGGGCTACCTGCCGAGCCGCCCGGCCCGTGGTGGGAGCGCACCCCCGGCGAGCTGCGCCCCGAACTGTCCGACGTGCTCGGGCCGGCGTCCGACCGACGGCCGGCCGGGCACCGCTACCGCTACTCGAATCCCGGGTACGCGCTGCTCGGCGCGCTCATCGAGCGGCTGTCCGGGCACCGGTGCGGCGACCACCTGCGGCAGGCGCTGCTCGACCCGCTCGGCATGTCCGCCACCGGCGCCGAGCCGAGTGGACGGCACGCCACCGGATGGGCGGTGCATCCGTGGGCGGATGTGCTGCTGCCCGAGCCGACGCCGCAGTACGGTCACCTCGCCCCGGCAGGACAACTCTGGTCCACCGCCGCAGACCTGGGACGGCTGGCGGCGGTGCTGCTCGGCGCGGACACCCGGCTGTTGTCGGCGGACTCGCTGGCCCGGATGCGCACCCCTGCCTCGCCGCCGGAGAGTGCGGACCCGGACTGCGGGTACGGCCTCGGCCTGCAACTGCTCCGCCACGAAGGTCTGGAGCTGGCCGGGCACACCGGCTCGGTACCCGGTTTCCTCGCCGCGCTGTGGACCTGCCCCGACCAGGACGTCGCCGCTGTGGTGCTGGCCAATGTCACGACGGGACCGCAGATCGACGAGATCGCCGCCGACCTCGTCAAGATCGTCGCTGACCGGGAGCCGGTGATCCCGCCTCCGTGGCGGCCGGCCACCGATGTCGACCTGGCGCTGGTCGACCTGACCGGACCGTGGTACTGGGGTGCGCGCCCGGTGGCGCTCCGCCTGCTCGGCGACGGCACCCTGCAGCTCACCCCGATCGGCGTGGCCAACCGGGGCACCCAATTCCGCCGTACGGCTGATGACCGATGGTTGGGCTTCAAGGGCTTCTACGCCGACGAGACGCTGCGGGTGTGCCGGGACGCGGCCGGCGCGGTCAGCCATCTCGATCTCGGCACCCTGGTGCTGACCCGGGGGCCGTACCAGCCGGCGACAGCGGTGCCGGGCGGGGTCGACCCGGCCGGCTGGCGTGCCGGCTCCGGCCAGCCGACCACCGGGACCGGCCGGTCGGTCAACGGATCCGCTGGCTGA
- the ilvD gene encoding dihydroxy-acid dehydratase, with protein MPELRSRTSTHGRTMAGARALWRATGMTDDDFGKPIVAIANSFTQFVPGHVHLKDLGGLVADAVADAGGVGREFNTIAVDDGIAMGHGGMLYSLPSRELIADAVEYMVNAHCADALVCISNCDKITPGMLLAALRLNIPTVFVSGGPMEAGKTVAVEGVVHAKLDLIDAMIAASNDNVTDAQLDTIERSACPTCGSCSGMFTANSMNCLTEAVGLALPGNGSVLATHAARKSLFVEAGRTVVEIAKRWYDGDDASVLPRAVASRAAFENAVALDVAMGGSTNTVLHLLAAAREAELDFGVADIDDISRRVPCLAKVAPNTPKYHMEDVHRAGGIPAILGELDRAGALRRDVHAVHSPSLSRWLADWDIRGGNATDEAVELFHAAPGGVRTTEPFSTTNRWSGLDTDAAQGCIRDVAHAYSADGGLAILHGNLAPQGAVVKTAGVPDDCLTFRGPAKVYESQEDTVSAILAGEVVAGDVVVVRYEGPKGGPGMQEMLYPTSFLKGRGLGRACALITDGRFSGGTSGLSIGHASPEAASGGLIALVEPGDEIVIDIPARKLELNVPDEVLQARRIAQEKRDRPYTPVDRQRPVSAALRAYASMATSASDGAYRLVPE; from the coding sequence ATGCCTGAGCTGCGGTCGAGGACCTCCACCCACGGTCGGACGATGGCCGGCGCCCGGGCCCTGTGGCGGGCCACCGGGATGACCGACGACGACTTCGGCAAGCCGATCGTCGCCATCGCCAACAGCTTCACCCAGTTCGTGCCCGGCCACGTACACCTGAAGGACCTCGGCGGACTGGTCGCCGACGCGGTCGCCGACGCCGGCGGGGTGGGCCGCGAGTTCAACACGATCGCCGTCGACGACGGCATCGCCATGGGCCACGGCGGCATGCTCTACTCGCTGCCCAGCCGGGAGCTGATCGCCGACGCCGTCGAGTACATGGTCAACGCGCACTGCGCCGACGCGCTGGTGTGTATCTCGAACTGCGACAAGATCACCCCGGGGATGCTGCTCGCCGCGCTGCGGCTGAACATCCCGACCGTGTTCGTCTCCGGCGGCCCGATGGAGGCCGGCAAGACCGTCGCCGTCGAGGGCGTCGTGCACGCCAAGCTCGACCTGATCGACGCCATGATCGCCGCGTCGAACGACAACGTGACCGACGCCCAGCTCGACACCATCGAGCGGTCCGCCTGCCCGACCTGCGGCTCCTGCTCCGGCATGTTCACCGCCAACTCGATGAACTGCCTCACCGAGGCGGTCGGGCTGGCGCTGCCGGGCAACGGCTCGGTGCTGGCCACCCACGCCGCCCGCAAATCGCTGTTCGTCGAGGCCGGCCGGACCGTCGTGGAGATCGCCAAACGGTGGTACGACGGCGACGACGCCTCGGTGCTGCCCCGCGCCGTCGCCAGCCGGGCCGCCTTCGAGAACGCGGTGGCCCTGGATGTGGCGATGGGCGGCTCCACCAACACGGTGCTGCACCTGCTGGCCGCCGCCCGCGAGGCCGAGCTGGACTTCGGCGTCGCCGACATCGACGACATCTCCCGCCGGGTGCCCTGCCTGGCCAAGGTCGCCCCGAACACCCCGAAGTACCACATGGAGGACGTGCACCGGGCCGGCGGCATCCCGGCGATCCTCGGCGAGCTGGACCGGGCCGGCGCGCTGCGCCGCGACGTGCACGCGGTGCACTCGCCGTCGCTGAGCCGGTGGCTGGCCGACTGGGACATCCGGGGCGGCAACGCCACCGACGAGGCGGTCGAGCTGTTCCACGCCGCCCCCGGCGGGGTGCGCACCACCGAGCCGTTCTCCACCACCAACCGCTGGTCCGGTCTGGACACCGACGCGGCGCAGGGCTGCATCCGCGACGTCGCCCACGCGTACTCCGCCGACGGCGGCCTGGCAATCCTGCACGGCAACCTGGCCCCGCAGGGCGCGGTGGTCAAGACCGCCGGGGTGCCCGACGACTGCCTGACCTTCCGCGGCCCGGCCAAGGTGTACGAGTCGCAGGAGGACACCGTCTCGGCGATCCTGGCCGGCGAGGTGGTCGCCGGTGACGTGGTCGTGGTCCGCTACGAAGGCCCCAAGGGCGGGCCGGGCATGCAGGAGATGCTCTACCCGACCTCGTTCCTGAAGGGGCGTGGCCTCGGCCGGGCCTGCGCGCTGATCACCGACGGCCGGTTCTCCGGCGGCACCTCCGGGCTGTCCATCGGGCACGCCTCCCCCGAGGCCGCCTCCGGTGGGCTGATCGCCCTGGTCGAGCCGGGCGACGAGATCGTCATCGACATCCCGGCCCGCAAGCTGGAGCTGAACGTGCCCGACGAGGTGCTGCAGGCCCGCCGGATCGCCCAGGAGAAGCGGGACCGCCCGTACACCCCGGTCGACCGGCAGCGGCCGGTATCGGCGGCGCTGCGGGCGTACGCCTCGATGGCCACCTCGGCCAGCGACGGCGCGTACCGTCTCGTCCCGGAGTGA
- a CDS encoding bifunctional diguanylate cyclase/phosphodiesterase: MQALALASGLAAALGVGWLFVVARRRDGSSDRAHRLLAVGAGLTTVSVLTGLVGAVAMAAEWDRQQPQRSLLATVVAVGCALGGLLLIWGLLRLPGTAGRSAPTARHLLDCLAVGAALWFTGWVLVAPPTRLLGAATPTACPAILLATATVAAITGVAVMTALHSGRHPAGPLLGGAGTVLIGLSGIGAAAGICQYGVGLVLVGAVGLPVGLVLVWFGGGRPGCGGSAPAGLVPRGAGYVFLPMVVMAAAGFYHVASGGEFTTVAVAVGSLEGFILVSRQYLALLDVRRYAARLAASEAHFRNLAHTDPLTGLANRRALLRELYDCVADRRPGGLLTLDLDGFKTVNDMRGHDVGDAVLIEVGRRLIAELAGAGLAARLGGDEFAVLLSLPDPDEAHGVAVRILRALDEPYPHDKGPIYVSTSIGMACCSTAQDVPTLLRNADLALRSAKQRGKNRVERYDVSYDQAQRRRVRLEHEMRGAIDRGELRLAFQPVVAVPSVRPVGAEALIRWRHPELGKVPPDEFIPLAEECGMISRLGAWVLDEACRQLSRWLAEGHDVWVSVNVSPHELHAPEYVLQVDEALRRHRVPSQRLVLEVTEHAVARDLAELIRRLKALRATGVRIALDDFGAGYSSLGQLRNLPIDILKIDHSLVAEQGPVAPPLPGRRAFAPMVDVVMRLGHQLGLEVIAEGVTNQAELAVVVEAGCRFGQGALFGWGVPAEHLEAMLSAATSSGNRHGIGGRRRPGEDQQASAGAASLAAQDVRSVDSSREMRQA; the protein is encoded by the coding sequence ATGCAGGCGCTCGCGTTGGCGAGTGGGCTGGCGGCTGCGCTGGGCGTGGGATGGTTGTTCGTCGTGGCCCGCCGCCGGGACGGATCGTCGGACCGGGCCCACCGGCTGCTCGCGGTCGGCGCCGGGCTGACCACCGTCAGCGTGCTCACCGGGCTGGTCGGCGCCGTCGCGATGGCCGCCGAGTGGGATCGGCAGCAGCCTCAGCGGAGTCTGCTCGCCACGGTCGTCGCGGTCGGCTGCGCGCTCGGCGGACTGCTGCTGATCTGGGGCCTGCTGCGGCTGCCGGGCACCGCCGGGCGGTCCGCGCCGACCGCGCGTCACCTGCTCGACTGCCTGGCGGTCGGTGCGGCGCTGTGGTTCACCGGCTGGGTACTGGTCGCCCCACCGACCCGGCTGCTGGGCGCGGCCACCCCGACCGCCTGCCCGGCGATCCTGCTGGCCACCGCGACCGTCGCCGCGATCACCGGCGTGGCGGTGATGACCGCGCTGCACAGCGGCCGGCATCCGGCCGGTCCGCTGCTCGGCGGCGCGGGCACTGTGCTGATCGGGCTCAGCGGTATCGGCGCGGCGGCGGGCATCTGCCAGTACGGTGTGGGGCTCGTCCTGGTCGGTGCCGTCGGGTTGCCGGTCGGGCTGGTGCTGGTCTGGTTCGGTGGGGGACGGCCGGGGTGCGGCGGCAGCGCGCCGGCCGGCCTGGTGCCGCGCGGGGCCGGTTACGTGTTCCTGCCGATGGTGGTGATGGCCGCCGCAGGCTTCTACCACGTGGCCAGCGGCGGCGAGTTCACCACCGTCGCGGTGGCGGTCGGCAGCCTGGAGGGCTTCATCCTGGTGAGCCGGCAGTATCTGGCACTGCTCGACGTGCGCCGGTACGCGGCCCGGCTGGCGGCCAGCGAGGCGCACTTTCGCAACCTGGCGCACACCGACCCGTTGACCGGGTTGGCCAACCGGCGGGCGCTGCTGCGTGAGCTGTACGACTGCGTCGCCGATCGGCGTCCCGGCGGGCTGCTCACCCTGGACCTGGACGGTTTCAAGACGGTCAACGACATGCGGGGTCATGACGTCGGTGACGCGGTGCTGATCGAGGTGGGCCGGCGGCTGATCGCCGAGCTGGCCGGGGCGGGGCTGGCTGCCCGGTTGGGCGGCGACGAGTTCGCCGTACTGCTGTCGTTGCCGGACCCGGACGAGGCACACGGCGTCGCGGTCCGGATCCTGCGCGCCCTCGACGAGCCGTACCCGCATGACAAGGGTCCGATCTACGTGTCGACGAGCATCGGGATGGCCTGTTGTTCGACTGCGCAGGACGTGCCGACGCTGTTGCGCAACGCGGACCTGGCGCTGCGCTCGGCGAAGCAGCGGGGCAAGAACCGGGTGGAGCGCTACGACGTCTCCTACGACCAGGCCCAGCGTCGCCGGGTCCGGCTGGAGCACGAGATGCGCGGCGCGATCGACCGCGGCGAGCTGCGGCTGGCCTTCCAGCCGGTGGTGGCGGTGCCGTCGGTACGGCCGGTCGGTGCCGAGGCGTTGATCCGTTGGCGCCATCCGGAGCTGGGCAAGGTGCCACCGGACGAGTTCATCCCGCTGGCCGAGGAGTGCGGGATGATCAGCCGGCTGGGTGCCTGGGTGCTCGACGAGGCGTGCCGGCAGCTGTCCCGCTGGCTGGCCGAGGGGCACGACGTCTGGGTGTCGGTCAACGTGTCACCGCACGAGCTGCACGCCCCGGAGTACGTGCTGCAGGTCGACGAGGCGTTGCGACGGCACCGGGTGCCGTCGCAACGCCTGGTGCTGGAGGTCACCGAGCATGCCGTCGCCCGGGACCTCGCGGAGCTGATCCGCCGGCTGAAGGCGCTGCGCGCCACCGGGGTACGGATCGCCCTGGACGATTTCGGCGCCGGCTACTCGTCGCTCGGCCAGCTGCGGAACCTGCCGATCGACATTCTCAAGATCGACCACAGCCTGGTGGCGGAGCAGGGGCCGGTCGCGCCGCCGCTGCCGGGTCGGCGGGCGTTCGCGCCGATGGTCGACGTGGTGATGCGGCTCGGGCACCAGTTGGGTCTGGAGGTCATCGCCGAGGGGGTGACCAACCAGGCCGAGCTGGCCGTCGTGGTGGAGGCGGGCTGCCGGTTCGGGCAGGGTGCGCTGTTCGGCTGGGGGGTGCCGGCCGAGCATCTGGAGGCGATGCTGTCTGCGGCGACGTCGTCCGGTAACCGGCATGGAATCGGCGGCCGCCGCCGTCCCGGCGAAGATCAGCAGGCCAGCGCCGGTGCGGCGTCATTAGCCGCCCAGGATGTGAGATCAGTTGACTCATCGCGTGAGATGCGTCAGGCTTAG
- a CDS encoding acetolactate synthase large subunit produces the protein MTRPTPETLAHRAHSAAAAAPTPVTLANAVTPPPAPPVPVSGAGCLVRSLEALGVDVVFGIPGGAILPAYDPLYDSTVRHILVRHEQGAGHAATGYAQATGRVGVCMATSGPGATNLVTPIADAYMDSVPIVAITGQVARPSIGTDAFQEADIQGITLPITKHNYLVQSGEEIPRVLAEAFHLAATGRPGPVLVDIPKDVLQAQTTFAWPPTLDLPGYRPTLHPHGKQIREAARLMAGARRPVLYVGGGVLKAQATEGLRRLAELTGIPVVTTLMARGAFPDSHPQHLGMPGMHGTVAAVYALQKADLIVALGARFDDRVTGKLDSFAPGAAVVHADIDPAEIGKNRTADVPIVGDARHVIDELIEAYPAAERAAPPAGRPAVRPAGPAGDRSDWWAQLDDLRQRYPLGYDEPDDGTLSPQYVIERLGKLAGPDAIYVAGVGQHQMWASQFISYEKPNTWLNSGGLGTMGYAVPAAMGAKVGQPETVVWAVDGDGCFQMTNQELATCALEGIPVKVALINNGNLGMVRQWQTLFYGERYSNTDLGTHKHRIPDFVKLAEALGCVGLRCENAADVDKTIAAAMEINDVPVVIDFVVGKDAMVWPMVAAGTSNDEIMFARDVRPTFDEDDL, from the coding sequence ATGACGAGACCCACGCCCGAGACCCTCGCCCACCGCGCGCACTCGGCCGCGGCGGCCGCGCCGACCCCGGTCACCCTCGCCAACGCCGTGACCCCGCCGCCGGCCCCGCCGGTGCCGGTCTCCGGCGCGGGTTGCCTGGTCCGGTCCCTGGAGGCACTCGGCGTCGACGTGGTGTTCGGCATCCCCGGCGGGGCGATCCTGCCGGCCTACGACCCGCTGTACGACTCGACGGTGCGGCACATCCTGGTCCGCCACGAGCAGGGCGCCGGGCACGCCGCGACCGGCTACGCCCAGGCCACCGGTCGGGTCGGGGTGTGCATGGCGACCTCCGGTCCGGGTGCCACCAACCTGGTCACCCCGATCGCCGACGCGTACATGGACTCGGTGCCGATCGTGGCCATCACCGGCCAGGTGGCCCGCCCGTCGATCGGCACCGACGCCTTTCAGGAAGCCGACATCCAGGGCATCACCCTGCCGATCACCAAGCACAACTACCTGGTGCAGTCGGGCGAGGAGATCCCCCGGGTGCTCGCCGAGGCGTTCCACCTGGCGGCCACCGGCCGGCCCGGCCCGGTGCTGGTCGACATCCCCAAGGACGTGCTGCAGGCGCAGACCACCTTCGCCTGGCCGCCGACGCTGGACCTGCCCGGCTACCGGCCGACCCTGCACCCGCACGGCAAGCAGATCCGCGAGGCGGCCCGGCTGATGGCCGGTGCCCGCCGCCCGGTGCTCTACGTCGGCGGCGGCGTGCTCAAGGCGCAGGCCACCGAGGGGCTGCGCCGGCTCGCCGAACTGACCGGCATCCCGGTGGTCACCACGCTGATGGCCCGGGGCGCGTTCCCCGACTCGCACCCGCAGCATCTGGGCATGCCCGGCATGCACGGCACCGTCGCGGCGGTGTACGCGCTGCAGAAGGCGGACCTGATCGTGGCTCTCGGCGCCCGGTTCGACGACCGGGTGACCGGCAAGCTGGATTCCTTCGCCCCGGGCGCGGCGGTGGTGCACGCCGACATCGACCCGGCCGAGATCGGCAAGAACCGTACCGCCGACGTGCCGATCGTCGGCGACGCGCGGCACGTCATCGACGAGCTGATCGAGGCGTACCCGGCGGCGGAGCGGGCCGCCCCCCCCGCCGGCCGCCCGGCGGTGCGCCCCGCCGGCCCGGCCGGCGACCGCAGCGACTGGTGGGCGCAGCTGGACGACCTGCGGCAACGCTACCCGCTGGGCTACGACGAGCCGGACGACGGCACGCTGTCCCCGCAGTACGTGATCGAGCGGCTCGGCAAGCTGGCCGGACCGGACGCCATCTACGTCGCCGGCGTCGGCCAGCACCAGATGTGGGCCTCCCAGTTCATCTCCTACGAGAAGCCGAACACCTGGCTCAACTCCGGCGGCCTGGGCACCATGGGGTACGCGGTCCCGGCCGCGATGGGCGCCAAGGTCGGCCAGCCGGAGACGGTGGTCTGGGCGGTCGACGGCGACGGCTGCTTCCAGATGACCAACCAGGAGCTGGCCACCTGCGCCCTGGAGGGCATCCCGGTCAAGGTGGCGCTGATCAACAACGGCAACCTGGGCATGGTCCGGCAGTGGCAGACACTGTTCTACGGCGAGCGCTACTCCAACACCGACCTGGGCACCCACAAGCACCGCATCCCGGATTTCGTCAAACTGGCCGAGGCGCTCGGCTGTGTCGGGCTGCGCTGCGAAAACGCCGCGGACGTGGACAAGACCATTGCCGCCGCAATGGAGATCAACGACGTCCCGGTCGTGATCGACTTCGTGGTCGGCAAGGACGCCATGGTCTGGCCGATGGTCGCCGCCGGCACCAGCAACGATGAGATCATGTTCGCCCGGGACGTCCGGCCCACCTTCGACGAGGACGACCTGTGA
- the ilvC gene encoding ketol-acid reductoisomerase gives MTAEVFYDDDADLTVIQGRKVAVLGYGSQGHAHALSLRDSGVDVVIGLPEGSKSRAKAQEQGLRVLGPAEASAWADVIMVLAPDTAQRSLYAEAIAPNLTAGKALFFGHGLNIRYGFITPPADVDVAMVAPKGPGHLVRRQYVDGKGVPCLVAVEQDASGAAFGLALAYAKAIGGTRAGVIKTTFKEETETDLFGEQAVLCGGASALVQTGFEVLTEAGYAPEIAYFECLHELKLIVDLMYEGGVARMRYSVSDTAEYGDYSRGPRVVDARVKEEMRKILAEVQSGEFAREWIAEDDAGRPNFAKWRAEGAAHPIEETGRKLRGMMSWVDRPITETA, from the coding sequence ATGACCGCTGAGGTGTTCTACGACGACGACGCCGACCTGACCGTCATCCAGGGGCGGAAGGTCGCCGTGCTGGGGTACGGCAGCCAGGGCCACGCCCATGCGCTGTCGCTGCGCGACTCGGGTGTCGACGTCGTGATCGGCCTGCCGGAGGGCTCCAAGAGCCGGGCCAAGGCACAGGAGCAGGGGCTGCGGGTCCTCGGTCCAGCCGAGGCTTCGGCCTGGGCCGACGTGATCATGGTGCTGGCCCCGGACACCGCGCAGCGGTCGCTCTACGCCGAGGCGATCGCACCGAACCTGACCGCCGGCAAGGCGCTCTTCTTCGGCCACGGGCTGAACATCCGGTACGGGTTCATCACCCCGCCGGCCGATGTGGACGTGGCGATGGTGGCGCCGAAGGGCCCCGGGCACCTGGTCCGTCGGCAGTACGTCGACGGCAAGGGCGTGCCATGCCTGGTCGCGGTCGAGCAGGACGCCAGCGGTGCTGCCTTCGGTCTCGCCCTGGCGTACGCCAAGGCGATCGGCGGCACCCGGGCCGGCGTGATCAAGACCACCTTCAAGGAGGAGACCGAGACCGACCTGTTCGGTGAGCAGGCGGTGCTCTGCGGCGGCGCGTCGGCGCTGGTGCAGACCGGGTTCGAAGTGCTGACCGAGGCCGGCTACGCGCCGGAGATCGCCTACTTCGAGTGCCTGCACGAGCTCAAGCTGATCGTGGATCTGATGTACGAGGGCGGCGTCGCCCGGATGCGCTACAGCGTGTCGGACACCGCCGAGTACGGCGACTACTCCCGTGGCCCACGGGTGGTCGACGCCAGGGTCAAGGAGGAGATGCGCAAGATCCTCGCCGAGGTGCAGTCCGGGGAGTTCGCCCGGGAGTGGATCGCCGAGGACGACGCGGGCCGGCCGAACTTCGCCAAGTGGCGGGCCGAGGGCGCGGCGCACCCGATCGAGGAGACCGGGCGGAAGCTGCGCGGCATGATGAGCTGGGTCGACCGACCGATCACCGAGACCGCCTGA
- the dinB gene encoding DNA polymerase IV — MAGEASILHADLDAFYASVEQRDDPRLRDRPVIVGAGVVLAASYQAKARGVRTAMPARRARLICPEAVVVPPRMAAYTAASRAVFEVFRQTTPLVEPLSIDEAFLDVGGLRRLVGAPADIAARLRVAVRDQVGLPITVGVARTKFLAKVASGVAKPDGLLVVPPDEELAFLHPLPVERLWGVGPVTAGRLRERGITTVGRVAGLGEAALVSIVGAAAGRHLHALAHNQDPRRVQTGGRRGSIGSQQALGRANRDPADVDAILAGLVDRVGRRMRAAGRTGRTVTLRLRFGDFTRATRAHTLPRATAQTSTILDTARDLLAAAGPMIRERGLTLVGVSVGNLDDGQATQLALPLDSADAPPQAAPHPVGRQESLDAALDAVRDRFGSSAVNRAVLLGRDLGPAAPLLPD; from the coding sequence GTGGCGGGTGAGGCCAGCATCCTGCACGCCGACCTGGACGCATTCTACGCCTCGGTCGAGCAGCGCGACGACCCCCGGCTGCGCGACCGGCCGGTGATCGTCGGCGCCGGCGTGGTGCTGGCCGCCAGCTACCAGGCAAAGGCGCGCGGTGTACGCACCGCGATGCCCGCCCGGCGGGCCCGGCTGATCTGCCCGGAGGCGGTGGTCGTGCCGCCCCGGATGGCGGCCTACACGGCGGCCAGTCGGGCGGTGTTCGAGGTGTTCCGGCAGACCACGCCGCTGGTCGAGCCGCTCTCCATCGACGAGGCGTTCCTCGACGTCGGCGGGCTGCGCCGGCTCGTCGGAGCGCCGGCCGACATCGCCGCCCGGCTGCGGGTCGCGGTCCGCGACCAGGTCGGGCTGCCGATCACCGTCGGGGTCGCCCGGACCAAGTTCCTGGCCAAGGTGGCCAGCGGCGTCGCCAAACCGGACGGGCTGCTGGTGGTGCCGCCCGACGAGGAGTTGGCGTTCCTGCACCCGCTGCCGGTCGAACGGCTCTGGGGCGTCGGCCCGGTCACCGCCGGCAGGCTGCGCGAACGCGGCATCACCACGGTCGGCCGGGTCGCCGGCCTCGGGGAGGCGGCGCTGGTCAGCATCGTCGGCGCCGCCGCCGGCCGGCACCTGCACGCCCTCGCCCACAATCAGGACCCGCGCCGGGTCCAGACCGGCGGCCGACGCGGCTCGATCGGCTCCCAGCAGGCGCTGGGCCGGGCCAACCGGGACCCGGCCGACGTGGACGCGATCCTCGCCGGGCTGGTCGACCGGGTCGGCCGACGCATGCGGGCCGCCGGGCGCACCGGCCGGACGGTCACCCTGCGGCTGCGGTTCGGCGACTTCACCCGGGCCACCCGCGCCCACACCCTGCCCCGGGCCACCGCCCAGACGTCGACCATCCTGGACACCGCCCGCGACCTGCTGGCCGCCGCCGGTCCGATGATCCGCGAACGCGGGCTGACCCTGGTCGGCGTCTCGGTCGGCAACCTCGACGACGGACAGGCCACCCAGTTGGCGCTGCCCCTCGATTCGGCCGACGCGCCGCCGCAGGCAGCGCCACACCCCGTCGGCCGGCAGGAGAGCCTGGACGCCGCGCTCGACGCCGTCCGGGACCGGTTCGGGTCCAGCGCGGTCAACCGCGCGGTGCTGCTCGGCCGCGACCTCGGCCCCGCCGCCCCACTGCTGCCGGACTGA